One genomic window of Mailhella massiliensis includes the following:
- the rplI gene encoding 50S ribosomal protein L9 encodes MKVILRADVEKLGHLGDIVNVKPGYGRNYLLPQQLASLATPANIRVFELERKKLQARMDALRAAAADLASKLEGVVVTITMRVGENDKLYGSVTPAMIGDALAAMGIEVDRHRLLLDGAIRTLGEHHVRARLHADVVPAFTVKIVSEEKHIVEEEAPVEAPAAEAEAPAENA; translated from the coding sequence ATGAAAGTTATCCTTCGTGCCGACGTTGAAAAGCTCGGTCACCTCGGCGACATCGTCAATGTCAAGCCCGGTTACGGCCGCAACTACCTGCTTCCTCAGCAGCTTGCCAGCCTTGCCACTCCCGCCAACATCCGCGTGTTCGAACTGGAACGCAAGAAGCTGCAGGCCCGTATGGACGCCCTTCGCGCTGCTGCCGCCGACCTCGCTTCCAAGCTGGAAGGCGTGGTGGTGACCATCACCATGCGTGTTGGTGAAAACGACAAGCTCTACGGCTCCGTGACGCCCGCCATGATCGGCGACGCCCTTGCCGCCATGGGCATTGAAGTGGACCGCCATCGTCTGCTGCTCGACGGCGCCATCCGCACTCTGGGCGAACACCATGTGCGCGCCCGTCTGCACGCCGACGTGGTTCCCGCCTTCACCGTGAAGATCGTGTCTGAAGAAAAGCACATCGTTGAAGAAGAAGCTCCCGTGGAAGCCCCTGCCGCCGAAGCGGAAGCTCCTGCTGAAAATGCCTGA
- the dnaB gene encoding replicative DNA helicase, whose protein sequence is MNEAAAPSRSGGSRRSSRQEGDLSERARDDLLRRVPPHSEEAEQAVLSGVFLRPDLLQEIVDQLRDTDFYIPAHRIIFGAFMALFEQNTPVDEVTVFDWLVNHSQLEAAGGAAYLGDLSRAVVSGANAVHWAKIVRDKAMQRTLIETSAQIISNCYDATKDVPTLLDESERAIFSISERANSKTFSSSSELVRSVFDELLARYNNKSVTTGVPTGYMQLDKMTAGLQPTDLIILAARPSMGKTAFALNVAMRAALSGGATVAIFSLEMSKESLMDRMLCAWGRVELSRVRRGFLEDDDWAKLSASADALSRAKIFIDDTAGLTPLALRARCRRLKAEHGLDLVMVDYLQLMHSARNDSRELEISDISRNLKALAKELKVPVIALSQLNRKVEERTDKRPVLSDLRESGAIEQDADLIMFIHREDAYNKKGDRPKTGIAEIIIGKHRNGPTGTVELAYRPEFTAFDDLETTYIEPSESQQG, encoded by the coding sequence ATGAATGAGGCCGCTGCTCCTTCGCGGAGCGGCGGCTCTCGTCGTTCTTCCCGCCAGGAAGGCGATCTTTCCGAACGCGCGCGCGACGACCTTCTGCGCCGCGTGCCTCCGCACAGCGAAGAAGCCGAACAGGCCGTTCTGAGCGGTGTTTTTCTGCGTCCGGATCTTCTGCAGGAAATCGTCGACCAGCTTCGGGATACGGATTTTTATATTCCCGCGCACCGCATCATCTTCGGGGCGTTCATGGCTCTTTTCGAGCAGAACACCCCGGTGGACGAAGTGACGGTGTTCGACTGGCTGGTGAATCATTCCCAGCTTGAGGCCGCCGGCGGCGCCGCGTACCTGGGCGACCTTTCCCGCGCGGTGGTGAGCGGCGCAAACGCCGTACACTGGGCCAAGATCGTGCGCGACAAGGCCATGCAGCGCACTCTCATCGAAACTTCCGCCCAGATCATCAGCAACTGTTACGACGCCACCAAGGACGTGCCCACGCTCCTTGATGAGTCGGAACGCGCCATATTTTCCATTTCCGAACGCGCCAACAGCAAGACGTTCAGCAGCAGCAGCGAGCTTGTGCGTTCCGTGTTCGACGAACTTCTCGCCCGCTACAACAACAAGAGCGTGACCACGGGCGTGCCTACGGGCTACATGCAGCTCGACAAGATGACGGCGGGGCTTCAGCCCACCGACCTCATCATTCTTGCGGCCCGTCCCTCCATGGGCAAGACGGCCTTCGCCCTCAACGTGGCCATGCGCGCCGCTCTGAGCGGCGGGGCCACGGTGGCCATATTCTCCCTGGAAATGAGCAAGGAATCCCTTATGGACCGTATGCTCTGCGCCTGGGGCAGGGTGGAACTTTCCCGCGTGAGAAGAGGCTTTCTGGAAGACGACGACTGGGCCAAGCTTTCCGCTTCGGCCGATGCTCTTTCCCGCGCGAAGATATTCATTGACGATACGGCGGGCCTTACCCCCCTGGCGCTGCGTGCGCGTTGCCGCCGCCTCAAGGCCGAACACGGACTTGACCTTGTGATGGTGGACTACCTCCAGCTCATGCACTCCGCCCGCAACGATTCCCGAGAACTGGAAATTTCCGATATATCGCGCAATCTCAAGGCCCTTGCCAAGGAACTCAAGGTTCCCGTCATCGCGCTTTCCCAGCTCAACCGTAAGGTGGAAGAACGTACGGACAAGCGTCCCGTGCTTTCCGACCTGCGTGAATCCGGCGCCATCGAACAGGACGCCGACCTCATCATGTTCATTCATCGTGAGGATGCCTACAACAAGAAGGGCGACCGCCCGAAGACCGGCATTGCCGAAATCATCATCGGCAAGCACAGAAACGGCCCCACCGGTACGGTGGAACTGGCGTACCGGCCGGAGTTCACGGCCTTCGACGACCTGGAAACCACCTATATCGAACCTTCGGAGTCGCAGCAGGGCTGA
- a CDS encoding lysozyme inhibitor LprI family protein, whose amino-acid sequence MLLAVFFSGTGNAGEELAPGYDVCMEHALSDMDMMQCASEVCEHWDRGLNENYAAALKVCASVFAPEACRANVSKAERFWGQYKEAMFDALMELAGRGSLACLSSQSFLTEETRKQALLPGTAGR is encoded by the coding sequence ATGCTGCTGGCCGTCTTCTTTTCCGGTACGGGAAATGCCGGGGAGGAGCTTGCTCCGGGGTACGATGTCTGCATGGAGCATGCCCTTTCCGACATGGACATGATGCAGTGTGCCTCCGAGGTCTGTGAGCACTGGGACAGGGGACTGAATGAAAACTATGCGGCGGCTCTGAAAGTATGCGCTTCCGTTTTCGCTCCTGAAGCATGCAGGGCCAATGTCAGCAAGGCGGAAAGGTTCTGGGGGCAGTATAAGGAAGCCATGTTCGACGCATTGATGGAACTGGCCGGAAGGGGGAGCCTTGCCTGCCTTTCCTCTCAGAGCTTTCTGACGGAAGAGACCAGAAAGCAGGCCCTTCTGCCGGGTACGGCGGGCCGGTAG
- a CDS encoding TrkH family potassium uptake protein, which produces MPFWNKERLSPSQIIILGYFLLILCGTGLLMLPFTTRDGLGAAFGDALFTATSAITVTGLVVHDTMRYWSWFGQAVILLLIQMGGLGVISMAVAVAVLAGQKIGFRMRWVMQESISAPHLAGIVRLTGFIFRTVLTVELFGAALLSLRFCPQMGLGQGLWMALFHAVSAFCNAGFDLMGAAQPYSSLTAWGADPLVCLVIASLITLGGIGFLTMHDVRSCGRHFRRYSLQSKLVLLCSAALTAGGFLFFFFFEFQREGWGMNAPEAALSALFQSVSPRTAGFNSVDLSALSPLSQFVTILLMLVGAAPGSTGGGFKVTTLAVLLLAFMAIFLHRNDVRGFGRRLPDMALRKASGIFLCYLLLFLAGGMLLSALDELPLMTAFFESASAIATVGLSLGATPHLSDESRMIVMALMYFGRVGGLTVLFAVSSGIRQDGFRYPAEDVAVG; this is translated from the coding sequence ATGCCATTCTGGAATAAAGAGCGTCTCAGTCCTTCGCAGATCATCATCCTCGGTTATTTTCTGCTCATTCTCTGCGGAACGGGGCTGCTCATGCTCCCCTTCACCACCAGGGACGGACTGGGGGCCGCTTTCGGTGACGCGCTGTTCACCGCAACCTCGGCCATTACCGTCACCGGCCTTGTGGTGCACGACACCATGCGCTACTGGTCATGGTTCGGGCAGGCCGTCATTCTGCTGCTCATTCAGATGGGCGGGCTCGGCGTCATCAGCATGGCCGTGGCCGTAGCCGTGCTGGCCGGTCAGAAAATCGGCTTCCGTATGCGCTGGGTGATGCAGGAATCCATTTCCGCGCCGCATCTTGCGGGGATAGTACGCCTGACGGGGTTTATTTTCCGCACCGTGCTGACCGTGGAGCTTTTCGGCGCAGCGCTTCTGTCCCTGCGTTTCTGCCCGCAGATGGGCCTCGGACAGGGACTGTGGATGGCGCTTTTCCATGCCGTTTCCGCCTTCTGCAACGCCGGATTCGACCTCATGGGGGCGGCGCAGCCGTACTCCTCCCTTACGGCATGGGGGGCTGACCCGCTTGTCTGCCTTGTCATCGCTTCGCTCATCACGCTGGGCGGCATAGGCTTTCTTACCATGCATGACGTGCGTTCCTGCGGGCGGCATTTCAGGCGTTACAGCCTGCAGAGCAAGCTGGTGCTGCTGTGCAGTGCAGCCTTGACTGCCGGAGGATTTCTTTTTTTCTTCTTTTTTGAGTTTCAGCGGGAAGGCTGGGGCATGAATGCGCCGGAAGCTGCGCTCAGCGCGCTTTTCCAGTCCGTAAGTCCGCGCACGGCGGGGTTCAACAGCGTGGATCTTTCCGCCCTGAGTCCTCTCTCGCAGTTCGTCACCATACTGCTCATGCTTGTGGGGGCCGCGCCCGGTTCCACGGGCGGCGGATTCAAGGTGACTACGCTTGCCGTGCTTCTTCTGGCGTTCATGGCCATTTTTCTGCACCGGAACGACGTGCGCGGTTTCGGTCGCAGACTTCCCGACATGGCGCTGCGAAAGGCTTCCGGCATATTTCTGTGCTATCTTCTGCTTTTTCTGGCAGGGGGGATGCTTCTTTCGGCGCTGGACGAGCTGCCGCTCATGACGGCGTTTTTCGAATCCGCCTCGGCCATAGCCACGGTGGGCCTTTCTCTGGGGGCGACGCCCCATCTTTCCGACGAGTCGCGCATGATTGTCATGGCGCTCATGTATTTCGGCAGAGTGGGCGGACTTACGGTATTGTTTGCGGTTTCCTCGGGCATACGGCAGGACGGCTTCCGTTACCCCGCCGAAGATGTGGCCGTGGGCTGA
- a CDS encoding potassium channel family protein: MKSVLLIGLGRFGRRMAKKLRELNHDVLAIDKSEERVNDALDFVTSAQIADATSESFIRSLGVSNFDLCVVAIGDNFQSSLETTALLKECGARFVVSRASREVHAKFLLRNGADKVVYPEGQTAEWAAMRYSSDHIFDYVKLSPEYSIYEMAVPEEWKGKSVMELAVRQKYRVNVLGVKKDGHLQPMPGPDHRFLPGESVLILGHDRDVQNLLQKS, translated from the coding sequence ATGAAATCCGTATTGCTCATAGGGCTGGGGCGCTTCGGTCGCCGCATGGCGAAAAAGCTGCGTGAACTCAACCACGACGTGCTCGCCATCGACAAAAGCGAGGAACGTGTCAACGACGCGCTGGACTTCGTGACCAGCGCCCAGATTGCGGATGCCACCAGCGAATCGTTCATACGTTCTCTGGGCGTGAGCAATTTCGATCTCTGCGTGGTGGCCATAGGCGACAATTTCCAGAGTTCTCTGGAAACCACGGCTCTTTTGAAGGAGTGCGGGGCGCGCTTCGTCGTTTCCCGTGCATCGCGCGAGGTGCACGCCAAGTTCCTTCTGCGCAACGGCGCGGACAAGGTGGTGTATCCCGAAGGACAGACGGCCGAATGGGCCGCCATGCGCTACAGCAGCGATCATATCTTCGACTATGTGAAGCTCTCGCCCGAGTATTCCATCTATGAAATGGCCGTTCCCGAGGAGTGGAAGGGCAAAAGCGTCATGGAACTGGCCGTGCGGCAGAAATACCGCGTCAATGTCCTCGGTGTGAAGAAGGACGGTCATCTTCAGCCCATGCCCGGCCCCGACCATCGTTTTCTGCCCGGTGAGAGCGTGCTCATTCTCGGGCACGACAGGGACGTGCAGAACCTTTTGCAGAAAAGCTGA
- a CDS encoding helix-turn-helix transcriptional regulator encodes MDILDSCACSGGNLPRFVQPVLLALLAREPMHGYVLVRKLADTGLFGSRKPDMTGCYRMLREMEQNGVLESISDRGEGPSRRKYVVTGRGRQCLNRWIDSLSRNRDHLERVMRFLLTVQEECEASRDDCPAGERAFMEKVRERALAGKMPLREDVLRLLSYAPHSPEAAFLGRLARGMAREVAHDTARVWAAVGVDCAPCPMNCAFCAFGEAFGVVRKAHEWTRGEILGAVCRYAFEGASWLVLRTTEDYGLERLSALAREARALLPERCVLAANTGQKNTEDIRRLKAAGVEVMYHALRLGEGRDTPFDPVERRAALKSIGAEGMTLACLVEPLGVEHGNEEIADAFLTALSSGAAISGVMARSHVPGTPFEGREEVPEERLALVAAVVRLCGGTRTEHVCVHPPSALAVSWGANVLVVETGAVPRADAEVPGEWRGFSVEDARAMFTQYGYAFSRSARPGAGEREA; translated from the coding sequence GTGGATATATTGGATTCCTGCGCCTGTTCCGGGGGAAATCTTCCCCGCTTCGTTCAGCCCGTACTGCTGGCCCTTCTGGCACGGGAACCCATGCACGGCTATGTCCTTGTGCGGAAACTGGCGGATACCGGACTGTTCGGTTCCCGGAAGCCTGATATGACGGGCTGCTACCGCATGTTGCGCGAGATGGAGCAGAACGGCGTGCTGGAAAGCATCAGCGACAGGGGGGAAGGGCCCTCGCGCAGAAAGTACGTCGTGACCGGGAGGGGGCGTCAGTGCCTGAACCGCTGGATCGATTCCCTGTCCCGGAACCGGGATCATCTGGAACGGGTCATGCGTTTTCTTCTGACGGTGCAAGAGGAGTGCGAAGCTTCGCGGGATGACTGTCCGGCCGGGGAGCGCGCCTTCATGGAAAAGGTGAGGGAACGTGCGCTGGCCGGAAAAATGCCCCTTCGTGAGGACGTGCTGCGCCTGCTTTCCTATGCGCCCCATTCTCCCGAAGCCGCCTTTCTGGGACGTCTTGCCCGGGGCATGGCACGAGAGGTGGCCCATGATACGGCGCGTGTGTGGGCGGCGGTAGGGGTGGACTGCGCTCCCTGCCCCATGAACTGCGCGTTCTGCGCCTTCGGGGAAGCCTTCGGCGTGGTACGGAAGGCCCATGAATGGACGCGGGGGGAAATTCTGGGAGCGGTATGCCGCTATGCGTTTGAGGGGGCCTCCTGGCTGGTGCTCCGCACCACGGAAGACTACGGGCTGGAACGCCTTTCTGCTCTGGCGAGGGAGGCCCGCGCTCTTTTGCCGGAACGCTGCGTGCTGGCGGCGAATACGGGGCAGAAGAATACGGAAGACATACGGAGGCTGAAGGCTGCCGGGGTGGAAGTCATGTACCATGCCCTGCGCCTCGGCGAGGGCAGAGACACGCCCTTTGATCCTGTTGAGCGCCGCGCCGCGTTGAAGAGCATAGGGGCGGAAGGCATGACGCTGGCCTGTCTGGTGGAGCCTCTGGGCGTGGAACACGGCAATGAGGAGATTGCCGACGCATTTTTGACGGCGTTGTCTTCCGGGGCTGCGATCAGCGGCGTCATGGCCCGAAGCCATGTGCCGGGTACGCCCTTTGAAGGCCGGGAGGAAGTGCCGGAGGAACGTCTTGCCCTGGTGGCAGCCGTGGTGCGCCTTTGCGGAGGCACGCGCACGGAGCATGTCTGCGTGCATCCGCCGTCGGCTCTTGCGGTGTCGTGGGGGGCCAACGTTCTGGTGGTGGAAACGGGCGCCGTGCCCCGTGCGGATGCGGAAGTGCCGGGAGAATGGAGGGGCTTTTCCGTGGAGGATGCCCGGGCGATGTTCACGCAGTACGGCTATGCCTTTTCCCGTTCGGCACGCCCGGGAGCCGGAGAACGGGAAGCATGA
- a CDS encoding C-GCAxxG-C-C family protein, with the protein MAAPSRFGYCAQTVCLHCASRLGISDAQAIGMASALGTGMGHAEICGCISGAHLVLGLYYGSADTMEEGKLKKPVLLEKVAEFERRFSEKQPHRMCRDMLGMDITQPGVMREAAEKGLFVSVCREMTQRTCDILADMLDKDAKSRA; encoded by the coding sequence ATGGCTGCTCCGTCACGTTTTGGATATTGCGCGCAGACGGTGTGCCTGCACTGTGCCTCGCGCCTCGGCATAAGCGATGCGCAGGCCATAGGCATGGCCTCTGCGCTGGGCACGGGCATGGGGCACGCCGAAATCTGCGGCTGCATCAGCGGCGCGCATCTTGTGCTGGGGCTTTACTACGGCAGTGCGGACACCATGGAGGAAGGAAAGCTTAAAAAGCCCGTTCTTCTGGAAAAGGTCGCGGAATTCGAGCGGCGTTTTTCCGAAAAGCAGCCGCACCGCATGTGCAGGGACATGCTCGGCATGGATATTACGCAGCCCGGCGTGATGCGCGAGGCTGCGGAAAAGGGACTCTTTGTTTCCGTATGCAGGGAAATGACGCAGCGTACCTGTGATATCCTTGCGGATATGCTGGACAAGGACGCGAAAAGTCGCGCCTGA